A stretch of the Vitis riparia cultivar Riparia Gloire de Montpellier isolate 1030 chromosome 13, EGFV_Vit.rip_1.0, whole genome shotgun sequence genome encodes the following:
- the LOC117928005 gene encoding annexin D3-like, translating into MATLTLPAVAPSPTQDSERLRVALQGWGVDQEVIIWILGHRNAVQRKKIKETYQQLFKESIIHCLQSALSGVLGKAMSYWMEEPPERDAKLVEKTLKRGKAGITQLQVIVEIACASSPNHLMAVRQAYCSLFDCSLEEAITSKVSSSLQKLLLGLVSSYRYDRELVDLNVAKSEATKLHEAIEKKQLDCDEVMWILSTRNFFQLRATFKHYKQNYQVPIYQAIMSSGSDDLGSLLRVVILCIDAPEKHFAEVIRASLSGHRTDVHSLARAILARVEIDMMKIKEEYFNMNKVSLDDAVVRKTSGGYKDFLMTLIGARI; encoded by the exons atggcCACACTTACACTGCCTGCTGTAGCCCCTTCTCCAACCCAAGACAGTGAGAGACTTAGAGTAGCTTTACAAG GGTGGGGAGTGGATCAGGAAGTGATAATATGGATATTGGGACACAGAAATGCAGTTCAAAGGAAGAAGATCAAAGAGACTTATCAACAGCTTTTTAAAGAATCCATCATTCATTGTCTACAATCTGCACTCTCTGGTGTACTTGGG AAAGCAATGTCCTATTGGATGGAAGAACCGCCTGAAAGGGATGCCAAGTTGGTAGAGAAGACCTTGAAAAGGGGGAAGGCGGGCATCACTCAACTCCAAGTCATTGTCGAGATAGCATGCGCATCATCTCCTAACCATCTAATGGCAGTCAGGCAGGCCTACTGCTCTTTATTTGACTGTTCCCTTGAAGAAGCCATCACATCCAAAGTTTCATCGTCTCTCCAAAAG CTTCTGCTGGGCTTGGTGAGTTCCTACAGGTATGATAGAGAATTGGTGGACTTGAATGTTGCAAAATCTGAGGCTACTAAGCTACATGAAGCCATTGAAAAGAAGCAATTGGATTGTGATGAAGTTATGTGGATACTCAGCACCAGGAATTTCTTCCAGCTCAGAGCAACTTTTAAGCATTATAAACAAAACTACCAAGTTCCTATCTACCAG GCTATTATGAGCTCAGGGAGTGATGATTTGGGATCTCTATTGCGGGTGGTAATTTTATGCATTGATGCCCCGGAGAAACACTTTGCCGAG GTTATAAGAGCTTCCCTCAGTGGTCATCGGACAGATGTTCATTCATTAGCAAGAGCCATTTTGGCTCGAGTGGAAATTGACATGATGAAGATCAAAGAAGAGTATTTCAATATGAACAAGGTAAGTCTTGATGATGCAGTGGTACGCAAAACATCAGGGGGCTACAAGGACTTCTTGATGACCTTAATTGGAGCAAGAATTTGA